Part of the Paraburkholderia sp. HP33-1 genome, GCGCCTTTTTTCCCGCCTCCGATACTGATGATGGTATCGGGATGAAAGTCGCCGTCGGCAATGCCTCGTTCGCGGCCTGTGGCCACGATCTGGTACAACATGCCCAGCATGCCCATGATAAACATGGGCTCGTGGCGCCGATCGAGCAATTGGTCGATGAACCGGCCGAAATCGGCTTGTACGCGTTCGCTCCGTTCGCGGCTTTCGTTCTGAAACGCCTCGATTTCGCTTGGCAGCGCGGTGCCGTCTGCGATCGCTCGTCGCATCCGTCCCATGCGCGTCATTTGCGCAGCACTCTGAGGCACATCCGACATATAGTGAAGGTCGCCCGGCATCGCAATCGATTCAGCAAACTTGGCCATTCGTTCCGTGCCGGTATAAGAGCCGGAAGAAGGCGTCAAGAGGAACACGGGATAACGCCGTGACGGATCACGCATACCGCTCGCGGCCCACCGAATGCCCTGCGCGAGCAGCCGCCATCCAAGTTCCCGGTCAACTTCACTTTGGTAAATGAACGATTGTTTGCCCGACGTTCCGCTCGAACTCATAACGTAGTGCCCATTGCGGCGCAGCTCGTTGATCCAGTCGTCGAGATCGCGAATCGCGTCATAGTCGAGTCCGTCGATCTTGCGCGTCGTGAGCGTCTGCAGCCACGCAGTGAGATGGCGCCATTTGCCCTGCTCGATGAATGAATCCGGATAGCTCTTATATACGGCGTCAGCGAAGAGCAATGGAACTGCATCGCTCATGCTCTGCACCTCGACGACGCCAGCTTCGCTGGCCCGTTTGTCCAGGATGCGGATCTGCTGCCTTCGCTGTGCGAAGCGCTCGCCGACCGCCTGCAGTTGCATTGCATGGAGGTTTTCGGGGACATTGCGGAAAGGATCTGCAACGTCTGTGAGCGGTAGTAGCGCAGAAAGGGCTTGCATCACCGTGTCTCCTCCAGATTCGGACCGGCTTCTTCCGATACCCATTTCATGAAGCGATGGATTGGGAACATGCCGTCATGGGGATAGCCGCCGACACCGTCGGAGATCGACTCGCCCAGCGCCACCATGCGCTGGACGCCGGCACATGCCAGCGCATCGCGTACCTCGGTCACCCGGTGGGGCGGATAAATCCCGACCGTCTGCGTGGCGACGGTCGCGTGCCGGGCGCCATCGCGCAGACTTGTCACAGGAACAACGTTGACGGTCTTGCAAATGGGGTGGAAATCCACCATTTCGTCAGAACGAATGACGAGCCCCTTGCCGTTATAACCCCCGAATACACGATAAAGCGGCTCCATTTCACGCAGCACGTCCACGGCCTCGCGAATGTCGGCGGGCACGAGCGGACCTTGACCGTCGCCGTACCGATAGTCTTCGCCAAGTGCGAGCGCGAGGTGCTCGCAGTAGCGGTCGGCATCGTCTTCATCGCCTTCGACGAATTGATACCGGCTCGCATTGCACGCGTCCTGATTGAACGACAGTACGTCGGCTGCACCCGCGCGTGCGACCTCGCGCAGTACTTCATCGGATGCAAATGCTTCACGGCCGATCAGCGAGATCGATACCTTTGGGTCGAACGCAACCAGTTCAAGGCCGGGTCCAGCGTAGCGCATCGCATGCCGAACTGCGCTCTCGCCGCCCCATACAACAATTTTGTCGAAGTACTGCGGACGATAAAGGATCGACTCGACGTTTTCATCCCCACCGCGCCAGTATGCGGCGGAAAACGATCTGGTGACCGGATGATCCGGGTCGATTTCGGCCATGGTGCGCAGGATTGCAGTGGCTGTGAAAAGATCGTTCGAAGGCAGCTTGAGCAGGTGAACGCCTTTCGTAAGCGCTGAGCGCATGACGGTCATGGCTGCCACCATCGGCGAATTGCCTGCGAGGATGTGGACGAGGCGCGGTGGAAACGCGCGCAGGCGACTCGGGCGTCCACGCAGAGTGCGTGCCACCCAACCGTCGACAAGGCGCGCGTCTCCAAGACTCACGCGCAGTTCGTCCTCGATCACCTCACGTGCGAAAAGATTGGGAATGTCGCGATAGCAGTTTTCGAGGATCCGTCGCCCTAGCGGACTAACCTTGATCATCGATTCAAGCGCGGCCTGCATCAGCGGATTGACATCGAGGTGCAAACGCGGCCCGAGCTCAACGAGAAAGTCGATGATCTTCGAGACAGGAACATCGAAAGCAGGGCCGGACTCAGCGCGCGGCCACACAAGATCGTCCAATTCGATCCTGGGCGTGCAAAAACCTTGCCCCAGATCACGCGAAACGTGTCTGATGGCGCATCCTGTGACGGTGCGCCCGCGGTACACGTGAGGAACCGGCAGTGGTGCGAGGTCGGACTCCGGCGCAGGTATCGCGCTTTGCTTTACCGTTGTTTCGGTGTGCTCCATGAACAACTCCTTTTCAGTAGCAGGTACCCGTCGACTTCGGCGCCGACGTTGTTCGATTCGGAGGTTGATATCGCCAGTCAGCTCAGGTTGGCGACCATCCGATCGAGCAGGGTTCGGACAGTGTCAACTTCATCGACCGCGAAGCCGCGAAGCTGGCGATTGCTCGTTTCGACGATGAGCGGCAGAGTCTCTCGCAGCAACTGGCGGCCACTTGCCGTCAGTGCGAGCTCGACAGAACGTCTATCGGAAGTGCTACGGATCCGCTCGATCAATCCTCTTTTTTCGAGCGAATCGAGCTTGCGGGTCATGATGCTGCCGTCAGCGAGAAGTATTCGGCACAAGGCGGTGGGTGTACGAGCACGCTCGTCGAACAGCGCTTTCAAAATTCCCCACTGTATTGCTGAAAGTTTGCTCGCAGCGAGCTTACGGTCGATTTCCGCGCCAAGCAGAAGATGAACCATGTTCATCTTGAACGCGACGCTCTCTTCAGTACGGTATTCGTTCGGAGCGAGCGTATGTGCGGGTTCGGCGCCAGCGATGGCCCTCTCAAGCGTGGGGAATTCGGGTAGGTTCATCGATTACCTGCAAAAGGAATTTTTGCGTTTGCAAGCAACTATATGCACGTCATTCAAAATATGCAACGCACGGATAGGTGTGGTTTTCCCCATGTTGCGACCTGAAGGCCGTCTGCGCGACGATGCGCACGCGTGCTTTATCCGCAATCTTCGGGAGGAACCTTGTCTGAATCTGGTGTGATAAGTGACATGAGCTTGCCTGTCACTGTCGAGGCAGTGACGGCAGAGTGGCTTACTTCGGCGCTCGGATTCCGATTCCCCCGCGTCGAAGTGCGCTCGTGCAAGCACGTGGATGTACTACCGGGCACGTCGACCAAGGTCCGCGTGGCTCTGGAGTACAACGACGCGGGTCATACGATGGGGCTGCCGTCGCGAATGATCGTGAAGGGCGGCTTTGAGGAACATAGTCCGTCGATGAAGGAGATGTATCGCAATGAAATGCGCTTTTATCGCGACATACTCCCGTTCGTAAACATGAACGCACCGAAATGTTTTTATGCCGGCGCTGATCCTGACGCCTGGCAGGCCGTCGTGGTGATGGAAGACCTGACCGAACGTAACGTTCAGTTTTGCCGTGCTCAACAATCTCAGCGTTACGAACAGGTGGCCTTGCGTCTGAGTGCGATGGCGCGATACCACGCGCAAACGTGGAATAGCCGGGAATTCGACACTGGTGGTCGGCTTGAATGGGTCGGAGGGCGCTTTTCGGACTGGTCGTTGGAATACCAGAACCGCTACCTCGAGCCGGATGTCTGGGCGCATTACGTATCGTTGCCAAGAGGAGCGGCAGTAAGCCGGTATCTGCACGATCGGGACTGGATGGTGGCGGCGCTCGGACGCATTGCGCGCGAACATAAGCACAAACCGGTGTGTCTCATTCACGGCGATACGCACCTTGGAAATCTCTACGTCGAAGCTGACGGAGCACCAGGCTTTTTCGATGCTCAGGTTAGCCGCGCGCCCTGGAGCCTCGAGGTCGCTTACCACATAGGGTGCGCGCTCGATATCGAGGACCGCCGTTTGTGGGAGCGGTCGCTGCTTGAACACTATCTTTCGCAGTTGGCACTTAACGGCGTCAAAGCACCGGATTGGGACGAGGCGTGGGTCGACTATCGACGCGATCTCGCGTACGGATACTTCATTTTTTCGATCAACGAAACGCGTTTCCAGACGGAGGCGGTGAACACGGCATATGCGGCACGCTTTGGTGCCGCATTGGTGGATCATGGCGCGGTGGGCAAATCAATCTGATCCAAAGCCTATAATGCAACTAAAAGTTGCATTATAGGCTTGACAAGACTAAGCTCGACTATCAGCAGCGTCCTGGCGAGTGACGGATTGAACGGTAACGCGTATCTGCTCGCTCGGCCGCTCCAGATGACGTTCGACATAAATCAACCAATTACAGCATGCCCGCTCCGAGAATATTTCACCAACGTTTAAGCGGCAAGATCGCGATCGTGACCGGCGCAGGGTCGCTCGGTCAGGGTTTTGGCACGGGCAAGGCAATTGCCTGTCTTTTTGCGGCGGAGGGCGCGTCTGTCTGTCTCGTCGATCAGCAATACGAGCGGGCAGCGGAAACGCTCGCGCTGATCACGGAAGCGGGCGGCAGCGCGTTCGTATCTACCGGCGATATCACTGACGGCGCTATCTGTGCGCGCATTGTCGAAGAAACCGTTGAGCGGTATGGTGGTCTGGACATTCTCGTCAACAACGTCGGGGTCTCAGGCGCGCCGGGTCGGTTGCAGGATGTCGACGAGGTGTCCTGGGATCGCGTGATCGACGTCAATCTGAAGAGTGCGTTTTTGATGAGCCGAAGTGCGGTGTCGAAGATCGTGGCACGCGGAGGCGGGGCAATCGTCAATATCAGTTCGGTCGCGGGCATCCGCAGCCACGGGTCGGCGGCATATGGCTCGTCAAAGGCCGGAATGGTCGGTTTTACGCGTGAACTCGCGGTGATGTACGGCCGCGATCATGTTCGCGCCAACGCCATTGCTCCGGGGCATATTTTTACGCCGATGGTGCAGAGTATGCTTAGCGATAATGCTCGCGAACGCCGCCGCAAGATCGCACCACTTCCGTTGGAGGGGGATGCGTGGGACGTCGCAGCCGCCGCGCTGTTTCTCTCCAGCGATGAATCGCGATTCATTACCGGCACGTGCCTACCCGTGGACGGTGGTGTGACGGAAGTCGCGGCACTCGCGGCATACGATCTGGTTCAACAATAGCGGTCGATCTGTCGAATGTGTGCCTGGTCACCCGAAGCGGCTATTTGCGCGGAGCGTTCGGGGCGTCTTTTCTGGTAACTTAGCGTGGCTGAATTGACCCGCGTTACAGGAAACGGCACCTGTTTGGCGCTGGCACGGACCGTGAAGTTGCGCTCCATGCCAATCGCCGATTCGCTCGGCAACGCGTTTTTGCTATCCGACGAGCGGGGGTCTGAACCGATCGATAATCGCATGGGTGCTCGCAAGACTGCAGATTCGCTATTTGCCGCGTTAGCGGATGCTTCCCGACGACAACTGTTGACTCTGCTGAACGCGGGTGCGCGAAGCACAGCGGTACTGGCGCGTGAACTGAATATATCGCGTGCAGGAGTGACGGGGCACGTGAATGCGCTCGTCGAGGCTGGGTGGCTCGATGTCGCTTATGACGAGAATGGCGAGGCGTTCTATTCGAAGCGTTCTCAGGCCGAAGCCCAACTCCTGGCGGAATGCGTAGCGTTGCAGAAGCCCGAAGGTTCCGGGGCTTGCGATGCGTTGGACGAGAAGGCGGAGGCTTGGGCGCGCGAGTGGCCAACGGAAGACCCGAACGTCTATCTCATAGGGCAACGACTTCTACGACTGTCCGCCCACATCGATCGCGCACTCAAGGAAGCCGCCGCGAGTCAGGGCCTGCTTGCGGCCGAGCTGTTGCTGTTGGACACGCTTCTGGTTTCTGGGCCGCCGTACACCCAGTCTCCAACACAACTACAAAAACCACTGGCGATGACGCTCGGCGGCATCACGAAGTGTGTCAGCAGACTTGAACAGATGGGCTTAGTTGAGCGCATGCCGGATCCGGCGGATGGGCGTGGAATTCTTGTGCGAATGAAGTCGCACGCGCGCAAAGTTTTAAGGAATATTCTTCGTGAGAAGGAGTATGGAACCGACTGGGTCGCATCTAGTCACATGGCGCCTGAGCGGCGTGCGGCGCTCTCGATTTTGCTGCGAGAACTCCATCTCTTTGCGGACGCGGAAGCCGCACGTCGGTGTGTAGAGCGCGGCTGATCTAGTTTCGGCGATCACCGCTGCGTTGACACAGACTGACTCATCGCATCGCAGCTAGCAATAAGCGCGCAAGACACACGACCAGTCTCCGGCCAGCGTTCTCAACCGGCCCTCTTCTCCCCATTTGTTGCCTCGGACGCATCCGGTGGCAATCGACCACTCCAGAACAACGATGTGCTTCGGAGCGATAGCTCCGCGCCAACGCAATGGAGCGGGTGCTTTCTAGTGCTCTCTCGGTACAAATACCTGGACGAGCCACGATACTTTCCTAGTAAAGTATATTTCAGGTGCTTGATGACGACCAGGACATTCACGTCAAACGGAGATCCGAGCGATGAGGGCCGCATATTTCACGAGGGTAGGTTTGCCGATAGAAGTTAGGAGTGTTGCCGATCCTACTCCGGCATCTGGAGAAGTTGTGCTGAAGATTCACCGCTGCGGTATTTGCGGATCGGATCTTCACATGACGGATGGACACGCGCCACATTTCACGCTCCCGGAAAATTCGACACTCGGTCACGAATTCGCCGGCGAGGTGATTGCCGTGGGAAAGGGTGTAGAGAAGCTGAAGATGGGCGATGCTGTTACGGCGCTGCCGTTCGTCGGATGTGGGCATTGTGCGACCTGTCTTTCAGGGAAGCCCAACTTTTGCGCGGAGTTCAAAGGTGCCGCCGCCGGTTTCGCGCAGTATGCAGTCGTTGCCGAGCGTGTAACGACCCGGCTCCCCAAGACGCTGAGCATGGAGGACGGCGCACTGATCGAACCGATGGCGGTTGGCTTGCACGGCGTTGCGCTGGCAAAACTCCGGCCGGGCGCGAAAGTACTCGTGATTGGCGCGGGTCCAGTCGGGCTTGCAGCGACGTTCTGGGCTCGCCGCCTCGGTGCCGGACGCATCGTCGCGACCGCATCCTCCCGGCGTCGTGAAGCGCTTGCGCGGCAGATGGGCGCAGATGAGTTCGTGGTTCCGGAACAGGGGCAGGATCTTGCGGCGCTGGCTGGCGACGCTCTTAAAGGCCCACCAGACGTCGTTTTCGAGTGCGCAGGGCAGAAGGATCTGATTGCGCGGGCGATTCATTGCGTTAAGCCGCAGGGTGACGTCATAGTGCTCGGCTTCTGTACGGTGCTGGACCAATTTGTTCCCGCGGTTGCGGTGTGGAAGGAAGTGCGAATAAAGTTCGCTGTCACCTACAGCATGCACGAGTTCACTCACGTCGCAGACGTGTTCGACGCGGGTTGTGTCGAACCTCGGGCGATGATTACCGATCGCGTCTCTCTCGACGCGTTACCCGACGTGTTTGAAGCGCTGCGTGATCGCTCGACGCAATGCAAGGTAATGGTGAATCCGTGGCTGAGCTGAAATCCTGGCGCGACTATCTCTCCCAATTGGCAAACGCCGAGAGTCTGCTGGACTTGACAGAGACACCCAGCGATCCACAAACGCGCGCGGAGCTGTACCGGCAGTTCCAGATGAATCTCTCGCTTGCCTACTTCATCTACTTCCAATCCGATCCGCTTCATCCAGACTGGCTGCCTTTCCTCAATTCGGTCTTCATGTTGCAGCCGAATCCGGACGATACCTATTTCGTCGCACCTTTGCGAGGAGATCTGCGATACCGGCTAGTTGGAGAACGCGGCAGCGTGCATCTGCTGACGCTTGACATCGGCCGCGGCATCATGGGAACTACCGACGAAATTCACCCGCCCCTCGGTCAATTCGATTTCGATGATCTCGAGATTGGGGACGACGGCAGCTTCGAGATCCTGTTGAGCGCGCAGCGTCCTGCCGGGCACGACGGCAACTGGCTTGAACTGCACCCCGAAGCAGACTTCGCAATGCTGCGCCAGCGCTCTTATGCATGGGGAGCGGAGCGGGACGCACGAATCGCCATCGAGTGCCTCGATGCTCCTCTGATGAAGCCGCGGATGGACCACGAGAAGATCGCGACACGTACCAGCGAGCTGATGGACTACGCTGCGCGCTTGTCACGCCGATGGCTCGCGCATATGCAACAACTGCGCTCGCGAATCAATATAAACGAGTTCGAGTTTTTCGCCTTCGGTGGCGGTCTAGCGAAGCAGGCGTACTGGCAGGCCATTTTCGACTTCGATGGTGAAGAAGCGCTCATTCTCGAAACCGCGTTGCCGCAAACTCGCCGCTATTGGAATGTCCAGTTGAACGACGCTCTGTTCAACGCGCTTGACTATATCGATCACCAAAGCAGCCTCAATGGAGTACAGGCGCACGTCGACGAAGACGGTCATTTTCGCGCGGTGATTGCTCATCGGGATCCCGGTGTTATCAACTGGCTGGACACATGCGGGGTCAATCGCGGGACTGCGATAGGCAGATGGTATGGGTGCAGTTCCGAGCCAGTTCCGACGCTCAAGCGCGTGCCGCTTTCCGAGTTGCGCGATCACTTACCGGCCGGCACTCGCTTCGTAGAGGCAGGCGAGCGCGAGCGACTTCTGCGCGCGAGGCGCATAGGTGCGCAGCTACGACGGCGTTGGTAAGGACCGAATGGTTTTCAGGAGACAATAGATGTCACTACCAAAACGATTCACGGGCGCGGAAGAGGAGCTCCACGAGAGCGCGAGTGGGGCTGCTGGTTTAAGCGATTTCGGCTCGAGCGCTCAGTACATGCCGGGTCTGACGCAGCTTTTGAACGCCCTCGACGAGGACGGGCCGCGCTTTGCGCCGGGCGGACGCGAATTTGCATGGAATGCCGTTGTCGGCGCTTTAGTCTCGCGGCTGATGCTTGTAGAGGGCCTGCGCAAACATGCCGATGTTTGTTTGCAGACGCCGCGACGTCCGCTCGTCATCACTGGCATACCGAGAACGGGTACAACCGCTCTGCACAAGCTGCTTTCGGTGGATCCGCAATTTCAAGGCCTGGAAAAATGGCTCACTGTTTTTCCGCAACCACGGCCGCCGCGGGATACTTGGGCCGGCCATGCTCACTTTCGGGCGACCGAAGCCGGGCTCCAGGCCTTTTTCAAGTCGGCGCCAGAGATGCGAGCAGCGCACAACATCGTAGCCGACGAGGTAGATGAATGCCTCGAAATACTGAAGCAGGGCTTTTGCAGCAATCTGTGGGGCTCATCGTTCCGCGTACCTCAATATGACCGCTGGTGGCGCGAACAGAGCGAATTGCCGGCATATCACTATCTCGCAAAGACGATTAGTCTGATTGGCGTGTCCGACAGCGGAAAGACGTGGCTTTTGAAAAACCCAGGCCATCTGATGCAGTTGCCCGCGTTGTTCGAAGTCTTTCCCGATGCATGCGTCGTGCAGACTCATCGTGATCCAGTGGAGGCGCTGCCTTCGCTCGCTAGCGTGCTGGCGATGGCGCGTCGCGTTTCTGAGGGCGATCAGGTCGACAGGCAAGAGATCGGCAGGCGTGAACTCGATAACTGGGCGAGCGCCAGCGAAGCGGCGATTGCGGCGCGCGCATCGTTGCCGAAGAAGCAGTTCATCGATGTCAAGCAGGCCGACCTGCACGCCGACCCGATTGGCACAGTGAGGCGTATCTACGGTTACTTCGGCTTCCGATTGACCCCCGAAACGGTGGACGCGATGCGCCGACGCATTGAGGAGAGTCCTGAACGTGCCTATGGTGCGCATAAATATGCGGAGGACGAGTTCGGCCTTGCACCCGCTGCGGTCAGGGAACGCTTTTCCTGCTACATGACTACCTATGGGCTGCACTGATGAAAACGCTCTCGCTTTCGCCGTTCTCCGGTTTTCTACAGATTGCGTACGTCACAACAGATGTGGACGAGGCAATTGACCGATTCCGCACGCAGCAGAACGTGCCAATGTGGGCGCGTTTACCGGGCATTGAAATCGAGTCCATCGTGGGACGCCGCTGCAAGCTGAACATCGCTCTTGCGTTTGTCGGATCGATTCAGCTGGAATTGATTGAGCCGCTTTCGGGCGACGACCGCGTTTATCGTGATGCGCTGCCTCAAGACGGCTTCGCGATCCGCCATCATCACATAGCGCAGTTGATTGAGAGCGAAGCCGCTTTCGATACACAGCGTGAGGAAATGGCCGCCGCCGGTGTGCCGATCGTCGTCGACGGTCAGGCACCGGGCTCCGCTCGCTACTTCTACACAGATCATCGGGCGACGTTGGGGCACTATGTCGAGCATATCTGGTACACGCCTGCCGGGCTTGCTGCGATGGAACAGGTGCCCCGCAATGGAGTAGTCCAATGAACACTGTCAGCACCGCGCATTGGGTCGACGATGATCACCGCCTTGCGGTGCACATCGCTACGGTGGCTGGCAGCGCCTTAAATGCGATACGTGCGTCGGCAATCCTCACGGGCACACCGTTGGGAGCAGTTGGCGATGCAACCGCGAACGAACTCATTGCACACATTCTCGCTCAGACCCGGCCGGAAGACGGCTTTCTGTCGGAAGAGTCCGCGCCGGATCCAAAGCGATTAACCCTCGATCGTGTATGGGTGATCGACCCGCTCGATGGAACGCGCGAGTATGGCGAACGCATCGAGGGGCGCGAAGACTGGGCGGTTCATGTGGCGCTGACAGTTTGCGGCGAGCCTCGCGCTTGCGCCGTGGCGCTTCCGGCTCGTGGCGTGACATTTGGGACGCTGTCGCCGCCTGCGGTGCCGACACCGCCTGAAGGGCGGCTGAAAATTCTCGTGAGCCGTTCGCGCGCTCCGGAGCTGGCAAAGAGGGTTGTGCAACGCCTGGACGCTGAACTTATACCGATGGGCTCCGCAGGCGCAAAGGCAATGGCAGTACTGCGTGGCGAGGCTCACGCGTATCTTCATGCCGGTGGGCAGTACGAATGGGATTCGTGCGCACCGGTTGGCGTCGCGCTTGCGGCTGGCCTTCACGCCAGCCGCATTGACGGCAGCTCATGCATCTATAACGGGACTGACGTCGCGATGCCCGATCTACTGATTTGTCGTCGGGAAATTGCCAAAGTGATGCTCGGTGCCATCGCTGCCGCGCAGTGAAACTCCCTTGTACAAGGATTTTCCATGCCTTCATTGACTCATCTGCGGCGGCTGGAAGCCGAGAGCATTCATATTTTGCGAGAAGTCGTCGCCGAGGCGCAACGTCCAGTGATGCTCTACTCGATCGGCAAGGACAGCGCCTGCATGCTGCATCTGGCAAAAAAGGCGTTTTATCCGGCGTTCCCACCGTTTCCGCTTCTCCACGTCGATACCACCTGGAAATTCCGAGACATGTACGCGATGCGTGACCGCGTGGCTCAGGAGAGTGGGATGGAGCTGATCGTCCATCAGAACCCGGAAGCGAAGGAATTGGGGATCAACCCGTTCGATCACGGTTCGCAGGTTCACACCGACATGTGGAAGACGCAAGGCTTGAAGCAGGCGCTTGCCAAACACGGCTTCGATGCCGCCTTCGGAGGGGCTCGCAGAGACGAAGAGAAATCGCGTGCGAAAGAGCGAATCTTCTCGTTCCGTACGGCTACCCACCAGTGGGATCCGAAGAACCAGCGACCCGAATTGTGGCGTCTGTACAACGCGCGAAAGAGTAATGGCGAGTCAATTCGAGTGTTTCCTATCTCTAACTGGACCGAACTGGACGTCTGGCAGTACATCTACCTCGAAAGTATCCCCATCGTGCCGCTGTATTTCGCGGCGAGACGAACTGTGGTGAATCGGGACGGCACGCTGGTGATGGTGGACGATGACCGCATGCCGCTCAAGCCACGCGAGAGGGTCGAGGAAAAAATGGTGCGCTTCCGCACGCTTGGTTGCTATCCGTTGACCGGAGCGGTCGAGTCGAACGCCACAACCTTGCCGCAGATTATTCAGGAAATGCTGTTGACGACGACCTCCGAGCGACAGGGCCGCCTGATCGATCATGACGGCGCCGCATCGATGGAGAGGAAGAAACAGGAGGGGTACTTCTAATGGCACACGTCTCTGAACTGATCGGGACCGACATTGAACGGTATCTGACGCAGCACGAAACAAAAGGTCTTTTGCGTTTCATCACATGCGGGAGTGTGGATGACGGAAAAAGCACGCTGATTGGCCGATTACTCTACGAATCCAAGATGCTATTCGAGGACCAGCTCGCCGCGCTCGAAGCCGATTCGAAAACGGTCGGTACGCGTGGCGGAGAAATAGACTACGCGCTGCTGCTGGACGGCCTTGCCGCAGAGCGCGAGCAGGGCATCACCATCGACGTTGCCTACTGGTTTTTCTCGACCGACCGCCGCAAGTTCATCGTGGCCGATACGCCCGGGCACGTGCAATATACCCGGAACATGATAACCGGGGCCTCCACGGCCGATCTGGCCGTCCTCCTGGTGGATGCACGCAAAGGCGTGTTGCAGCAGACCCGCCGGCACAGCTACCTTTTGTCGCTGATCGGCATCCGCAACGTTGTTCTCGCGGTCAATAAAATGGACCTCGTCGCTTACTCGCGGGAACGATTCGACGAAATTTCGCGCGAATATGACGAATTTGCCGG contains:
- a CDS encoding acyl-CoA reductase, which gives rise to MEHTETTVKQSAIPAPESDLAPLPVPHVYRGRTVTGCAIRHVSRDLGQGFCTPRIELDDLVWPRAESGPAFDVPVSKIIDFLVELGPRLHLDVNPLMQAALESMIKVSPLGRRILENCYRDIPNLFAREVIEDELRVSLGDARLVDGWVARTLRGRPSRLRAFPPRLVHILAGNSPMVAAMTVMRSALTKGVHLLKLPSNDLFTATAILRTMAEIDPDHPVTRSFSAAYWRGGDENVESILYRPQYFDKIVVWGGESAVRHAMRYAGPGLELVAFDPKVSISLIGREAFASDEVLREVARAGAADVLSFNQDACNASRYQFVEGDEDDADRYCEHLALALGEDYRYGDGQGPLVPADIREAVDVLREMEPLYRVFGGYNGKGLVIRSDEMVDFHPICKTVNVVPVTSLRDGARHATVATQTVGIYPPHRVTEVRDALACAGVQRMVALGESISDGVGGYPHDGMFPIHRFMKWVSEEAGPNLEETR
- a CDS encoding MarR family winged helix-turn-helix transcriptional regulator, producing the protein MNLPEFPTLERAIAGAEPAHTLAPNEYRTEESVAFKMNMVHLLLGAEIDRKLAASKLSAIQWGILKALFDERARTPTALCRILLADGSIMTRKLDSLEKRGLIERIRSTSDRRSVELALTASGRQLLRETLPLIVETSNRQLRGFAVDEVDTVRTLLDRMVANLS
- a CDS encoding ecdysteroid 22-kinase family protein, which encodes MSLPVTVEAVTAEWLTSALGFRFPRVEVRSCKHVDVLPGTSTKVRVALEYNDAGHTMGLPSRMIVKGGFEEHSPSMKEMYRNEMRFYRDILPFVNMNAPKCFYAGADPDAWQAVVVMEDLTERNVQFCRAQQSQRYEQVALRLSAMARYHAQTWNSREFDTGGRLEWVGGRFSDWSLEYQNRYLEPDVWAHYVSLPRGAAVSRYLHDRDWMVAALGRIAREHKHKPVCLIHGDTHLGNLYVEADGAPGFFDAQVSRAPWSLEVAYHIGCALDIEDRRLWERSLLEHYLSQLALNGVKAPDWDEAWVDYRRDLAYGYFIFSINETRFQTEAVNTAYAARFGAALVDHGAVGKSI
- a CDS encoding SDR family NAD(P)-dependent oxidoreductase → MPAPRIFHQRLSGKIAIVTGAGSLGQGFGTGKAIACLFAAEGASVCLVDQQYERAAETLALITEAGGSAFVSTGDITDGAICARIVEETVERYGGLDILVNNVGVSGAPGRLQDVDEVSWDRVIDVNLKSAFLMSRSAVSKIVARGGGAIVNISSVAGIRSHGSAAYGSSKAGMVGFTRELAVMYGRDHVRANAIAPGHIFTPMVQSMLSDNARERRRKIAPLPLEGDAWDVAAAALFLSSDESRFITGTCLPVDGGVTEVAALAAYDLVQQ
- a CDS encoding MarR family transcriptional regulator; this encodes MAELTRVTGNGTCLALARTVKLRSMPIADSLGNAFLLSDERGSEPIDNRMGARKTADSLFAALADASRRQLLTLLNAGARSTAVLARELNISRAGVTGHVNALVEAGWLDVAYDENGEAFYSKRSQAEAQLLAECVALQKPEGSGACDALDEKAEAWAREWPTEDPNVYLIGQRLLRLSAHIDRALKEAAASQGLLAAELLLLDTLLVSGPPYTQSPTQLQKPLAMTLGGITKCVSRLEQMGLVERMPDPADGRGILVRMKSHARKVLRNILREKEYGTDWVASSHMAPERRAALSILLRELHLFADAEAARRCVERG
- a CDS encoding alcohol dehydrogenase catalytic domain-containing protein; the protein is MLKIHRCGICGSDLHMTDGHAPHFTLPENSTLGHEFAGEVIAVGKGVEKLKMGDAVTALPFVGCGHCATCLSGKPNFCAEFKGAAAGFAQYAVVAERVTTRLPKTLSMEDGALIEPMAVGLHGVALAKLRPGAKVLVIGAGPVGLAATFWARRLGAGRIVATASSRRREALARQMGADEFVVPEQGQDLAALAGDALKGPPDVVFECAGQKDLIARAIHCVKPQGDVIVLGFCTVLDQFVPAVAVWKEVRIKFAVTYSMHEFTHVADVFDAGCVEPRAMITDRVSLDALPDVFEALRDRSTQCKVMVNPWLS
- a CDS encoding DUF1214 domain-containing protein, with translation MAELKSWRDYLSQLANAESLLDLTETPSDPQTRAELYRQFQMNLSLAYFIYFQSDPLHPDWLPFLNSVFMLQPNPDDTYFVAPLRGDLRYRLVGERGSVHLLTLDIGRGIMGTTDEIHPPLGQFDFDDLEIGDDGSFEILLSAQRPAGHDGNWLELHPEADFAMLRQRSYAWGAERDARIAIECLDAPLMKPRMDHEKIATRTSELMDYAARLSRRWLAHMQQLRSRININEFEFFAFGGGLAKQAYWQAIFDFDGEEALILETALPQTRRYWNVQLNDALFNALDYIDHQSSLNGVQAHVDEDGHFRAVIAHRDPGVINWLDTCGVNRGTAIGRWYGCSSEPVPTLKRVPLSELRDHLPAGTRFVEAGERERLLRARRIGAQLRRRW
- a CDS encoding sulfotransferase family protein produces the protein MSLPKRFTGAEEELHESASGAAGLSDFGSSAQYMPGLTQLLNALDEDGPRFAPGGREFAWNAVVGALVSRLMLVEGLRKHADVCLQTPRRPLVITGIPRTGTTALHKLLSVDPQFQGLEKWLTVFPQPRPPRDTWAGHAHFRATEAGLQAFFKSAPEMRAAHNIVADEVDECLEILKQGFCSNLWGSSFRVPQYDRWWREQSELPAYHYLAKTISLIGVSDSGKTWLLKNPGHLMQLPALFEVFPDACVVQTHRDPVEALPSLASVLAMARRVSEGDQVDRQEIGRRELDNWASASEAAIAARASLPKKQFIDVKQADLHADPIGTVRRIYGYFGFRLTPETVDAMRRRIEESPERAYGAHKYAEDEFGLAPAAVRERFSCYMTTYGLH